CGTCCGGGAAGACCACGCTCGCGGCGCCGGCCGTGCCGAGCCGGCCCGGGACCACGCAGGTGGTGATCTTCCGGCCGTCGACCTGAGCCACCGCCTGGGCGATCCGGAAGAGCTCCACCGGACCCGCGTCGGTCGCGGTGTGCTGCAGCACCGTCATCACCCCGCGCTCCAGGAACCCGGGCCGGTCCTTGGAGGCGACGATCTTGGCGTGGATGCCGCGCAGGGTCCGCTGCTGGTTGGCCGAGCGACCGAAGTCGCCGTCCACCAGCCCCTTGCGGATCCGGCTGAAGGCCATCGCGTCGTAGCCGCCCAGTCGGATCCGGCCGCGGGCGAAGCCCTCCTTCTTCAGGTTCGGGTCGGCGAAGCGGCGCGGGTTGACCACGGTGATGCCGCCGATGTCGTCGACCATGTCCTCGAAGAACGGGAACCGGGTGACCATCACGTAGTCGGCCTCCACCCCGCTGAGGTTGCGCATGGCCGCGGCCATCAGCTGCGGGCCGCCGTAGACGAGGCCGGCGTTGATCCGGTTCCGGCCGTAGCCGGGCAGGTCGACCCAGGCGTCCCGGGGGACGCCGATGGCGGTGGCCGCCCCCGTCCTGGAGTTGATCCCGACCAGCTGGATCGCGTCGGCCCGGGTCCGGGTCATCACCTGTCCCGGCCGGGCGTCCGAGCCCAGGGCCAGGATCCAGACCACGTCGGGGCTCAGGTCCACCCCCTGGGCCCGCTTCACCTTCACCAGGGCCACCTCCGTGGGCGCGACCGTGGAGTCGGGCACCACCAGGCCCACCACCGCCAGGACGCCGGCCAGCAGCGCGAGCCGCAGGGCACGGACCCACCGCCGCGCGCTCATCGCCGGCCCCGGGTCAGGTCGTAGCCGAAGACCTTCCACTCCTGGCGCCCGCCCGCGCGCACCGGGGTGAGGAAGAGCCGGCCGCGCACCGACACCTTCGTCTCCACCTCGCCGGAGGTGTGCAGGTCCAGGGTGATCCGGGCGGTCACCCCGGCCGCCCGGCCGCCGGGTGCCAGGACGACGTACCGGACGGCACGCCTGGTGACCTCGACCCCGTCGATCCGCTCGGAGAGACCGGCCAGGCTGGTCAGCCCGCGCTCCTGCCGGGCCGACCGGGCCGCGCCTGGGGTGAAGCCCGCCCACGCCCCGGTCACCTCCCGGGGGAAGGTGCCGGCGACGAACCCCTCGTCCAGCCACTGGTCGACCACCGGGGTGACCCGACGCAGCAGCCGCTCGCGACCCTTCCGGGGCAGCCGCCCGACCACCTGGCCGAGCAGGTGCTTGCTGGGGACGACCTCCTCCTGCGCCTCGGTGGCGGTGTCGCCGGTCGGCGAGGGCGACGGGTCGGCCGCGGGCTCGTCGTCGCCCGAGCAGGCGCCCAGGACCAGGGCGAGCGGGAGGACGAGGGCGACCGCGCGCAGGCCCGCGCGCGACCGGGTGCGAGCCCGGGTGCGGCGGGGGGCGCGAGTGAGAACGGGACGTGGCACGGGACGGTGTCCTTCAGGTCTGGCAGGTCTGGCAGGTCGGCACGGCGGGGTCTGCGGCGGCTCCGTCATGAGCATCACTGGGGACACCCTGCCCCAATGACCACCCTTGCCACTGCATTTGTGAGGGCGGGGGTCTAGCCTTGTCGGGACTCATCCCGTTACCGCGCGCTTACCCGGAAGAGGCGAACCAAGCCGTGCCGCAGTCCCCACGCTCTGACCAGTCCTCCAACTCCTCCGCGGACGCCGATTTCGGCGCCAACGAGTGGCTGGTCCAAGAGATGTACGAGCAGTACCAGAAGGACCCGGCCAGTGTCGGCCCTGCCTGGTCCGACTACTTCAAGGATCACGCGGCGGTGAGCGGCCAGTCCTCGGCGGCGCAGACCCCCGCGGCCAAGCCGGCGGCACAGCAGGCGGTGAAGCAGGAGTCCGCCCCGGCCAAGCAGGCCGCCCCCGCCCAGCAGTCCGCGCCGGCCAAGCCCGCACCCACCGGCAACGGGTCCGCCGCCCCGACCCCGAAGGCGACGCCCCGGCCCGCCGCGGCGGCCGCCGAGCCGGCCACGGGCAAGGACAAGCCGGTCGCCAAGGACGCGCGTCCGCCCGCGCCGGCCCAGGCCAGCGACGAGCCCACCTACACGGTGCTGCGCGGCGCCCCGGCGCGGACCGCCCAGAACATGGACGCCTCCCTCACCGTGCCCACCGCGACCTCGGTCCGCTCGGTGCCGGTCAAGCTCCTGTGGGACAACCGCACCGTCATCAACAACCACCTGGCCAGGGCGCGCGGCGGCAAGGTCTCCTTCACCCACCTCATCGGCTACGCCATGGTGCAGGCGGTCAAGGCGATGCCGGAGATGAACGTCGGCTTCGACGTGGTCGACGGCAAGCCGAACCTCATCACCCCGGCGCACATCAACCTCGGCCTGGCCATCGACGTCCCCAAGAAGGACGGCAGCCGCCAGCTCCTGGTGCCCTCGATCAAGGCCGCCGAGTCGATGGACTTCGCGGGCTTCTGGACCGCCTACGAGGAGATCGTTCGCAAGGCTCGCGACGGCAAGCTCGGCGTCACCGACTTCCAGGGCACCACGATCTCGCTGACCAACCCCGGCGGCATCGGCACCAGCCACTCCGTCCCGCGGCTGATGAAGGGCCAGGGCGCCATCATCGGCGTCGGCGCGATGGAGTACCCGCCGGAGTGGCAGGGCGCCTCGGCCGAGGCGATCGCGCGCAACGCGATCAGCAAGGTGATGACCCTGACCTCCACCTACGACCACCGGGTGATCCAGGGTGCGCAGTCGGGTGAGTTCCTCAAGCGCCTGCACTCCCTGCTGCTGGGCGGCGACGGGTTCTACGACGAGATCTTCCGCTCGCTGCGCATCCCGTACGAGCCGATCCGCTGGTCCTCCGACATCGCCACCTCGCACGACGAGGACATCAGCAAGCAGGCCCGGATCCTCGAGCTGATCCACGCCTACCGGGTGCGCGGCCACATGATGGCCGACACCGACCCGCTGGAGTACCGGCAGCGCTCGCACCCCGACCTCGAGATCGAGTCGCACGGGCTGACCCTGTGGGACCTCGACCGCGAGTTCGCCACCGGCTCGTTCGGTGGCGAGGGCCGCCGGTTCATGAAGCTGCGCGACATCCTCGGCATCCTGCGCGACTCCTACTGCCGCACCATCGGCATCGAGTACATGCACATCATGGATCCCGAGCAGCGCCGGTGGATCCAGCAGCGCGTGGAGCAGCCGCACACCAAGACCCCGCGCGAGGAGCAGCTGCGCATCCTGCTCAAGCTCAACCAGGCGGAGGCCTTCGAGACCTTCCTGCAGACCAAGTTCGTCGGGCAGAAGCGCTTCTCCCTCGAGGGCGGCGAGACCACCATCCCGCTGATCGACGAGATCTGCGAGGCGGCCGCCGAGGCCTCGCTGGACGAGGTCACCATCGGCATGGCCCACCGCGGCCGGCTCAACGTGCTGGCCAACATCGTCGGCAAGAGCTACTCCCAGATCTTCCGTGAGTTCGAGGGCAACATCGACCCCCGGACGGTCCAGGGCTCCGGCGACGTCAAGTACCACCTCGGCGCCGAGGGCGAGTTCGTCTCCGGGCGCGGCGACACCATCAAGGTCTCCGTGGCGGCCAACCCCTCGCACCTCGAGGCCGTCGACCCGGTCCTGGAGGGCATCGCCCGGGCCAAGCAGGACGTGCTGGACCGCGGCGCCGAGTACCCGGTGCTGCCCCTGCTGGTGCACGGCGACGCCGCGTTCGCCGGCCAGGGTGTGGTCGCCGAGACGCTCAACCTCTCGCAGCTGCGCGGCTACCGCACCGGCGGCACCGTGCACGTCGTGGTCAACAACCAGGTCGGGTTCACCACCTCGCCCGGCGCATCGCGCTCGTCGCTCTACGCCACGGACGTCGCCCGGATGGTGCAGGCCCCGATCTTCCACGTCAACGGCGACGACCCCGAGGCGTGCATCCGGGTGGCCCGGCTCGCCTTCGAGTACCGCCAGGCCTTCCACAAGGACGTCGTCATCGACCTCGTCTGCTACCGCCGGCGCGGGCACAACGAGGGCGACGACCCGTCGTACACCCAGCCGCTGATGTACGACCTGATCGAGCAGAAGCGCTCGGTGCGCAAGCTCTACACCGAGTCGCTGATCGGCCGGGGCGACATCACCCTGGAGGAGGCCGAGCAGGTCCTGCGCGACTACCAGCAGCAGCTGGAGCGGGTCTTCACCGAGGTCCGGGAGGCGAGCTCCACCCCCTCGGAGTGGACGACCGTCCCCGACTACCCGGAGAAGTCGGCCGGGGCACGGACCACGGCGATCTCCCCCGACGTGCTCAAGCGGATCTCGGACGCCTACATCACCCCGCCGGAGGGCTTCACCGTCCACCCGAAGGTGATGCCGCAGCTCCAGCGGCGCGCGGCCGCGATCACCGACGGCCCGATCGACTGGGGCAC
The window above is part of the Nocardioides campestrisoli genome. Proteins encoded here:
- a CDS encoding LCP family protein, producing MSARRWVRALRLALLAGVLAVVGLVVPDSTVAPTEVALVKVKRAQGVDLSPDVVWILALGSDARPGQVMTRTRADAIQLVGINSRTGAATAIGVPRDAWVDLPGYGRNRINAGLVYGGPQLMAAAMRNLSGVEADYVMVTRFPFFEDMVDDIGGITVVNPRRFADPNLKKEGFARGRIRLGGYDAMAFSRIRKGLVDGDFGRSANQQRTLRGIHAKIVASKDRPGFLERGVMTVLQHTATDAGPVELFRIAQAVAQVDGRKITTCVVPGRLGTAGAASVVFPDVAAARRWGRQAGRDATLARC
- a CDS encoding multifunctional oxoglutarate decarboxylase/oxoglutarate dehydrogenase thiamine pyrophosphate-binding subunit/dihydrolipoyllysine-residue succinyltransferase subunit, with protein sequence MPQSPRSDQSSNSSADADFGANEWLVQEMYEQYQKDPASVGPAWSDYFKDHAAVSGQSSAAQTPAAKPAAQQAVKQESAPAKQAAPAQQSAPAKPAPTGNGSAAPTPKATPRPAAAAAEPATGKDKPVAKDARPPAPAQASDEPTYTVLRGAPARTAQNMDASLTVPTATSVRSVPVKLLWDNRTVINNHLARARGGKVSFTHLIGYAMVQAVKAMPEMNVGFDVVDGKPNLITPAHINLGLAIDVPKKDGSRQLLVPSIKAAESMDFAGFWTAYEEIVRKARDGKLGVTDFQGTTISLTNPGGIGTSHSVPRLMKGQGAIIGVGAMEYPPEWQGASAEAIARNAISKVMTLTSTYDHRVIQGAQSGEFLKRLHSLLLGGDGFYDEIFRSLRIPYEPIRWSSDIATSHDEDISKQARILELIHAYRVRGHMMADTDPLEYRQRSHPDLEIESHGLTLWDLDREFATGSFGGEGRRFMKLRDILGILRDSYCRTIGIEYMHIMDPEQRRWIQQRVEQPHTKTPREEQLRILLKLNQAEAFETFLQTKFVGQKRFSLEGGETTIPLIDEICEAAAEASLDEVTIGMAHRGRLNVLANIVGKSYSQIFREFEGNIDPRTVQGSGDVKYHLGAEGEFVSGRGDTIKVSVAANPSHLEAVDPVLEGIARAKQDVLDRGAEYPVLPLLVHGDAAFAGQGVVAETLNLSQLRGYRTGGTVHVVVNNQVGFTTSPGASRSSLYATDVARMVQAPIFHVNGDDPEACIRVARLAFEYRQAFHKDVVIDLVCYRRRGHNEGDDPSYTQPLMYDLIEQKRSVRKLYTESLIGRGDITLEEAEQVLRDYQQQLERVFTEVREASSTPSEWTTVPDYPEKSAGARTTAISPDVLKRISDAYITPPEGFTVHPKVMPQLQRRAAAITDGPIDWGTGEILAFGSLLMDGRPVRLAGQDSRRGTFVQRFATIIDRKNADEWTPLTNLSEDQAKFYVYDSLLSEYAALGFEYGYSVARPDTLVLWEAQFGDFVNGAQTVIDEFISAGETKWRQQSGVVLLLPHGYEGQGPDHSSARIERFLTMCAEDAMVVAQPSTPASHFHLLRTHSLGEEHRPLIVFTPKSMLKRKEAASQPSDFTEGTFRPFIGDDEADPAAVETLLLCSGRVTWDLVVERRKREDGAKFAIGRVEQLYPRPVEDIKAEIAKYPNLKKVRWVQDEPRNMGPWPHYALNVWPELDVDVEPVTREASASPSVGTLKRHTEEQKNLIGHAFAPATDQVASDY